One region of Miscanthus floridulus cultivar M001 chromosome 19, ASM1932011v1, whole genome shotgun sequence genomic DNA includes:
- the LOC136528189 gene encoding uncharacterized protein, giving the protein MLGSQWSKDELECFYGAYRKHGKDWRKIAGAIHDRTSDMVESLYNMYKAYLSLLEGTATAAGLIAMMTDHYNILDGSNSDRESNDSPKASTRPQKRGRAEFQSVFKTSDSDYTYLLQPQPASLSYGCLSLSKKKRFGDESSALDALHTLADLSVNILPPSPVVKSGSAKMYIRRDPRQRRAVRGRHSTDTGATGAANAPEDSGAVHRPSRLAAKRLASEDLPRGTSHIDEEAELPGTSTDDETEEEIKEDEPSERPHGKRNAPRQHESSSSQQAPIQDPVMLQMRKPSAPAHITPTNYMGAGMTPRQHGSRSSHQAPIQHRFMLRMR; this is encoded by the exons ATTGCTGGTGCTATCCATGATAGAACATCTGACATGGTGGAGTCTCTTTACAACATGTATAAG GCATACTTATCTCTTCTGGAGGGAACAGCAACTGCTGCGGGGTTAATTGCAATGATGACCGATCACTACAATATTCTG GATGGAAGTAACAGTGATCGAGAAAGCAATGATTCACCAAAAGCTTCTACGAGGCCACAGAAGCGTGGTCGTGCAGAATTTCAATCTGTGTTTAAGACATCTGATTCAGATTATACTTATCTATTGCAACCTCAGCCTGCTTCATTGAGCTATGGATGCCTTTCTTTGTCGAAGAAAAAACGTTTTGGAG ATGAAAGTTCAGCTCTTGATGCATTACATACTTTAGCTGACCTATCTGTGAATATCCTACCACCATCTCCAGTTGTTAAATCTG GGTCAGCAAAGATGTATATTAGAAGGGATCCCCGTCAGAGAAGGGCTGTGAGGGGAAGGCATAGCACCGACACCGGGGCCACAGGAGCAGCAAATGCTCCTGAGGACAGCGGGGCTGTTCACAGGCCGAGTAGATTAGCAGCTAAGCGGCTAGCTAGTGAGGATCTTCCCCGAGGCACTTCGCACATTGATGAGGAAGCTGAGTTACCTGGCACCTCCACAGATGATGAAACTGAGGAAGAGATAAAGGAAGATGAGCCATCTGAGCGTCCTCATGGCAAAAGAAACGCTCCAAGGCAGCATGAGTCAAGCTCAAGTCAGCAAGCTCCTATTCAGGATCCAGTCATGCTTCAAATGAGAAAGCCATCAGCTCCTGCGCATATAACTCCAACCAATTACATGGGTGCTGGTATGACTCCAAGGCAGCATGGGTCAAGGTCAAGTCATCAAGCTCCTATTCAGCATCGATTCATGCTTCGAATGCGTTAG